Proteins found in one Oncorhynchus mykiss isolate Arlee chromosome 17, USDA_OmykA_1.1, whole genome shotgun sequence genomic segment:
- the rereb gene encoding arginine-glutamic acid dipeptide repeats protein isoform X5 has protein sequence MDDLFSPRRSLNSTQGEIRVGSSHQAKLPELQSRPVLGVQTQTENEELVWMPGVNDCDLLMYLRAARSMAAFAGMCDGGSTEDGCLAASRDDTTLNALNMLHASRYDAAKALQRLVKKPVPKLIEKCWSEDDVKRFIKGLRQYGKHFFRIRKELLPNKKTGELITFYYHWKKTPEAAGTRPYRQHRRQPSSRKAKTRAALATVNTPSRAQSLDVSSASEDDLDSEDSEQGTCGHCATTTSKDWQHGGRDNILLCTTCRTFYNKHGRLPPGPKPADPPFMFKPVKEEEEGNGKHGMRTRRSRAPLSSLRSGHKRRTGSPTSEDQQSSSHPSPAPSGASSTSNTSRSSGSDKTDSTKKPGKKIKEEVPLPKSTKRSRESAAQDPEEPERTATKRTKTQQGEQVECRSEGDGEAEPEGGEGEEESCSDSRSAQDDGSSDTKDIDQDNRSSSPSIPSPHQGNEGNESDSDSSVQQPQGAHQAAAETTPAAAALAVTQTAPTVPPVQAAVSTTFLPPRGTSPSAEPGQVQAQVPHSPEPPQPAQAGQSAGYESGPTHSQPPPPSSHPISGPSPLPPPLGQALHPPSPVFQGPLPPPGSLPPTLPLHGAPTQGPRSQRPPPHIPREPPFSQAIPLTSGPQIKPPPTTPIPPSHKQQPPHLSSAPPFPQMPSNLPPPPALKPLNSLPNQHPPGAPPPPLQLMPQSLPMQQGLPPQPPVLTQLQNLHGRGSHSHSTLPSSGPSALHPVPSAPSTMGPVPCLQPSFTSMPLRPSPGNPIGMGGSHVQIKEEPLDECEPESPPPPPRSPSPEPSVVDIASHASQSARFIKHLDRGYNSCSRTDLFFTPLASSKLAKKREEAVERSKREAEHNAREREREKDRERERERERERQEEKNARASSSSHDSRMSDVQMIGQVHMRSSFEQPPTSVAAVPPYIGPDTPALRTLSEYARPHVMSPTNRNHPFFVSLSPGDPLLAYHMPGLYAADPSMRERELRNLRERELRERMKPGFEVKPPEMETMHPSANPMEHFARHGALALPHIAGPPHHPFGHFHPAMQNHLERERQALALAGPQMRPELSYAERLTAERLHAERMASVANDPAARLQMLNVTPHHHQHSHIHSHLHLHQQDPLNQGEDDVCYCHPGNGPHPLDPLAPGPRLARFPFPGGPIPNPLLNDLPHDHDMLRHPLFAYAAVAGAGYPRELQGPIPQMSAAHQLQAMHAQSAELQRLAMEQQWLHGHHHLQHGGPLPGQEDYYR, from the exons ATGGACGACTTGTTCAGTCCGAGAAG GAGCCTGAACAGCACACAGGGGGAGATCAGAGTGGGATCAAGTCATCAG GCCAAGCTCCCTGAGCTGCAATCACGCCCTGTGCTTGGTGTGCAGACCCAGACAGAGAATGAAGAGTTGGTGTGGATGCCAGGGGTCAATGATTGTGACCTCCTCATGTACCTCAGAGCTGCCAG GAGCATGGCAGCGTTTGCAGGAATGTGTGATGGAGGATCCACAGAGGATGGTTGTTTGGCGGCCTCTCGTGACGATACCACACTCAACGCTTTAAACATG TTACACGCCAGCCGCTATGACGCGGCTAAAGCTCTGCAGCGCCTAGTGAAGAAACCCGTGCCCAAACTCATTGAGAAATGTTGGTCAGAAGATGACGTG AAGCGGTTTATCAAAGGTTTGAGACAGTACGGTAAACATTTCTTCAGGATTCGCAAAGAGCTGTTGCCCAACAAAAAGACG GGTGAGTTGATCACATTCTACTACCACTGGAAAAAAACGCCCGAggctgcaggcacccggccctaCCGTCAGCACCGTAGACAGCCATCCTCACGCAAGGCCAAGACTCGCGCCGCCCTTGCCACTGTGAATACCCCCTCCCGCGCCCAATCAT TGGACGTGAGTTCGGCCAGTGAGGATGATCTGGACAGTGAAGACAGCGAGCAGGGCACCTGTGGACACTGTGCTACTACCA CCTCTAAGGACTGGCAGCACGGCGGCAGAGATAACATCCTCTTGTGTACCACCTGTCGGACCTTCTACAACAAACATGGCCGCCTGCCGCCCGGCCCCAAGCCTGCTGACCCTCCCTTCATGTTCAAACCtgtcaaagaggaagaggagggcaaCGGGAAGCACGGCATGAGGACGCGACGCAGCAGAGCACCG TTGTCTTCACTAAGAAGTGGCCACAAGAGGCGGACAGGCTCCCCTACCAGTGAAGACCAGCAGTCCAGTAGCCATCCGTCTCCTGCACCCAGTGGAGCTAGCTCCACCTCCAACACATCCAGAAGCTCCGGCTCAGACAAGACTGACTCCACAAAGAAGCCTGGCAAG AAGATCAAGGAAGAGGTGCCCCTACCAAAGAGTACTAAACGTTCCAGGGAGAGTGCAGCCCAGGACCCAGAGGAGCCTGAGAGAACAGCAACTAAAAGGACGAAAACACAGCAG GGTGAACAGGTGGAGTGCCGGTCAGAGGGCGATGGAGAGGCTGAGccagaggggggggagggggaggaggagagctgCTCAGACAGCCGCAGTGCCCAAGACGACGGCAGCAGCGACACCAAAGACATCGACCAGGACAACCGCTCCTCCTCCCCCAGCATCCCCAGCCCTCACCAGGGCAACGAGGGCAATGAGAGTGACTCCGACTCCTCTGTCCAGCAGCCCCAGGGTGCCCACCAGGCGGCAGCAGAGACcacccctgctgctgctgcccttgCTGTAACACAGACCGCACCGACTGTTCCTCCAGTGCAGGCTGCAGTCTCGACCACATTCCTGCCCCCCCGGGGCACCTCTCCCTCTGCAGAGCCTGGCCAGGTACAGGCCCAGGTACCCCACTCCCCAGAGCCCCCCCAGCCTGCTCAGGCTGGTCAGTCAGCTGGCTATGAGTCAGGCCCAACACACAgccaacccccacccccctcctcacACCCCATCTCTGGCCCAtcacccctccctccaccactgggACAGgcccttcatcctccatctccTGTGTTCCAgggtcctcttcctccacctggCTCTCTTCCTCCCACCCTGCCCCTCCATGGTGCTCCCACCCAGGGCCCCCGCTCCCAGCGACCCCCTCCTCACATACCCAGGGAACCTCCTTTCTCCCAGGCGATCCCCCTTACTTCTGGGCCCCAAATCAAACCACCCCCAACCACACCCATCCCACCATCGCACAAGCAGCAGCCACCgcacctctcctctgctcccccttTCCCCCAGATGCCGTCCAACCTGCCCCCACCGCCAGCACTGAAGCCCCTCAACTCTCTGCCCAACCAGCACCCTCCCGGtgcccctccaccccccctccagcTCATGCCCCAGTCCCTACCCATGCAGCAGGGACTCCCACCCCAACCTCCCGTGCTCACTCAGCTGCAGAACCTCCATGGCAGAGGCAGTCACTCCCACTCCACCCTACCCTCCTCTGGCCCCTCGGCCTTGCACcctgtcccctctgctccctctacCATGGGTCCAGTTCCTTGTCTCCAGCCCTCCTTCACCTCCATGCCCCTGCGACCCTCGCCCGGAAACCCCATTGGCATGGGAGGGTCACATGTCCAGATTAAAGAAGAGCCATTGGATGAGTGTGAGCCTGAGAGCCCGCCCCCTCCACCTAGAAGTCCCTCGCCAGAACCTTCGGTTGTCGACATCGCCAGCCACGCCAGCCAATCAGCACG GTTTATCAAACACCTGGACCGTGGCTACAACTCGTGTTCCAGAACAGACCTGTTCTTCACCCCTCTGGCCTCATCCAAGCTGGccaagaagagagaggaggctgtGGAGAGATCCAAGAGAGAGGCTGAACACAACgcccgagagagggagagggagaaggacagggagagagagcgggagagggaacgagagaggcaggaagagaaAAATGCT AGAGCGTCCAGCTCGTCCCACGACAGCCGTATGAGTGATGTCCAGATGATCGGCCAGGTCCACATGCGTTCCTCCTTCGAGCAGCCCCCCACCAGCGTGGCGGCCGTCCCCCCTTACATCGGCCCCGACACCCCGGCCCTGCGCACCCTTAGTGAGTACGCCCGACCCCACGTCATGTCCCCCACCAACCGCAACCACCCCTTCTTCGTGTCCCTGTCCCCCGGGGACCCACTGCTGGCCTACCACATGCCCGGCCTGTACGCCGCCGACCCCAGCATGCGAGAGAGGGAGCTCCGTAACCTCCGAGAGAGGGAGCTCCGCGAGAGGATGAAGCCCGGTTTTGAGGTCAAACCCCCGGAAATGGAGACCATGCATCCATCAGCCAACCCCATGGAGCACTTTGCCCGACATGGAGCCCTGGCCCTGCCTCACATCGCTGGGCCGCCCCACCACCCCTTTGGCCATTTCCACCCGGCCATGCAGAACcacctggagagggagagacaggcgcTGGCCCTGGCCGGGCCCCAGATGCGTCCGGAGCTGAGCTACGCTGAGCGGCTGACTGCCGAGAGGCTCCACGCAGAGAGGATGGCGTCTGTGGCGAATGACCCGGCCGCCAGGCTGCAGATGCTGAACGTGACGCCGCATCACCACCAGCACTCCCACATCCACTCACACCTGCACCTGCACCAGCAGGACCCGCTCAACCAAGGTGAGG ATGATGTGTGTTACTGTCACCCAGGTAATGGCCCCCACCCTCTGGATCCCCTGGCTCCAGGGCCCCGCCTGGCCCGCTTCCCCTTCCCCGGAGGCCCCATCCCCAACCCTCTGCTCAACGACCTGCCCCATGACCATGACATGCTGCGACACCCACTGTTTG CCTATGCCGCTGTTGCAGGAGCAGGGTACCCCCGTGAGCTTCAGGGCCCCATCCCACAGATGTCTGCAGCCCACCAGCTCCAGGCCATGCACGCCCAGTCAGCAGAGCTGCAGAGGCTGGCCATGGAGCAGCAGTGGCTGCATGGACACCACCACCTACAACATGGGGGGCCTCTGCCCGGGCAGGAGGATTACTACAGGTGA
- the rereb gene encoding arginine-glutamic acid dipeptide repeats protein isoform X3, protein MDDLFSPRRSLNSTQGEIRVGSSHQAKLPELQSRPVLGVQTQTENEELVWMPGVNDCDLLMYLRAARSMAAFAGMCDGGSTEDGCLAASRDDTTLNALNMLHASRYDAAKALQRLVKKPVPKLIEKCWSEDDVKRFIKGLRQYGKHFFRIRKELLPNKKTGELITFYYHWKKTPEAAGTRPYRQHRRQPSSRKAKTRAALATVNTPSRAQSLDVSSASEDDLDSEDSEQGTCGHCATTTSKDWQHGGRDNILLCTTCRTFYNKHGRLPPGPKPADPPFMFKPVKEEEEGNGKHGMRTRRSRAPLSSLRSGHKRRTGSPTSEDQQSSSHPSPAPSGASSTSNTSRSSGSDKTDSTKKPGKKIKEEVPLPKSTKRSRESAAQDPEEPERTATKRTKTQQGEQVECRSEGDGEAEPEGGEGEEESCSDSRSAQDDGSSDTKDIDQDNRSSSPSIPSPHQGNEGNESDSDSSVQQPQGAHQAAAETTPAAAALAVTQTAPTVPPVQAAVSTTFLPPRGTSPSAEPGQVQAQVPHSPEPPQPAQAGQSAGYESGPTHSQPPPPSSHPISGPSPLPPPLGQALHPPSPVFQGPLPPPGSLPPTLPLHGAPTQGPRSQRPPPHIPREPPFSQAIPLTSGPQIKPPPTTPIPPSHKQQPPHLSSAPPFPQMPSNLPPPPALKPLNSLPNQHPPGAPPPPLQLMPQSLPMQQGLPPQPPVLTQLQNLHGRGSHSHSTLPSSGPSALHPVPSAPSTMGPVPCLQPSFTSMPLRPSPGNPIGMGGSHVQIKEEPLDECEPESPPPPPRSPSPEPSVVDIASHASQSARFIKHLDRGYNSCSRTDLFFTPLASSKLAKKREEAVERSKREAEHNAREREREKDRERERERERERQEEKNARASSSSHDSRMSDVQMIGQVHMRSSFEQPPTSVAAVPPYIGPDTPALRTLSEYARPHVMSPTNRNHPFFVSLSPGDPLLAYHMPGLYAADPSMRERELRNLRERELRERMKPGFEVKPPEMETMHPSANPMEHFARHGALALPHIAGPPHHPFGHFHPAMQNHLERERQALALAGPQMRPELSYAERLTAERLHAERMASVANDPAARLQMLNVTPHHHQHSHIHSHLHLHQQDPLNQGEGNGPHPLDPLAPGPRLARFPFPGGPIPNPLLNDLPHDHDMLRHPLFAYAAVAGAGYPRELQGPIPQMSAAHQLQAMHAQSAELQRLAMEQQWLHGHHHLQHGGPLPGQEDYYSRLKKEGDKPS, encoded by the exons ATGGACGACTTGTTCAGTCCGAGAAG GAGCCTGAACAGCACACAGGGGGAGATCAGAGTGGGATCAAGTCATCAG GCCAAGCTCCCTGAGCTGCAATCACGCCCTGTGCTTGGTGTGCAGACCCAGACAGAGAATGAAGAGTTGGTGTGGATGCCAGGGGTCAATGATTGTGACCTCCTCATGTACCTCAGAGCTGCCAG GAGCATGGCAGCGTTTGCAGGAATGTGTGATGGAGGATCCACAGAGGATGGTTGTTTGGCGGCCTCTCGTGACGATACCACACTCAACGCTTTAAACATG TTACACGCCAGCCGCTATGACGCGGCTAAAGCTCTGCAGCGCCTAGTGAAGAAACCCGTGCCCAAACTCATTGAGAAATGTTGGTCAGAAGATGACGTG AAGCGGTTTATCAAAGGTTTGAGACAGTACGGTAAACATTTCTTCAGGATTCGCAAAGAGCTGTTGCCCAACAAAAAGACG GGTGAGTTGATCACATTCTACTACCACTGGAAAAAAACGCCCGAggctgcaggcacccggccctaCCGTCAGCACCGTAGACAGCCATCCTCACGCAAGGCCAAGACTCGCGCCGCCCTTGCCACTGTGAATACCCCCTCCCGCGCCCAATCAT TGGACGTGAGTTCGGCCAGTGAGGATGATCTGGACAGTGAAGACAGCGAGCAGGGCACCTGTGGACACTGTGCTACTACCA CCTCTAAGGACTGGCAGCACGGCGGCAGAGATAACATCCTCTTGTGTACCACCTGTCGGACCTTCTACAACAAACATGGCCGCCTGCCGCCCGGCCCCAAGCCTGCTGACCCTCCCTTCATGTTCAAACCtgtcaaagaggaagaggagggcaaCGGGAAGCACGGCATGAGGACGCGACGCAGCAGAGCACCG TTGTCTTCACTAAGAAGTGGCCACAAGAGGCGGACAGGCTCCCCTACCAGTGAAGACCAGCAGTCCAGTAGCCATCCGTCTCCTGCACCCAGTGGAGCTAGCTCCACCTCCAACACATCCAGAAGCTCCGGCTCAGACAAGACTGACTCCACAAAGAAGCCTGGCAAG AAGATCAAGGAAGAGGTGCCCCTACCAAAGAGTACTAAACGTTCCAGGGAGAGTGCAGCCCAGGACCCAGAGGAGCCTGAGAGAACAGCAACTAAAAGGACGAAAACACAGCAG GGTGAACAGGTGGAGTGCCGGTCAGAGGGCGATGGAGAGGCTGAGccagaggggggggagggggaggaggagagctgCTCAGACAGCCGCAGTGCCCAAGACGACGGCAGCAGCGACACCAAAGACATCGACCAGGACAACCGCTCCTCCTCCCCCAGCATCCCCAGCCCTCACCAGGGCAACGAGGGCAATGAGAGTGACTCCGACTCCTCTGTCCAGCAGCCCCAGGGTGCCCACCAGGCGGCAGCAGAGACcacccctgctgctgctgcccttgCTGTAACACAGACCGCACCGACTGTTCCTCCAGTGCAGGCTGCAGTCTCGACCACATTCCTGCCCCCCCGGGGCACCTCTCCCTCTGCAGAGCCTGGCCAGGTACAGGCCCAGGTACCCCACTCCCCAGAGCCCCCCCAGCCTGCTCAGGCTGGTCAGTCAGCTGGCTATGAGTCAGGCCCAACACACAgccaacccccacccccctcctcacACCCCATCTCTGGCCCAtcacccctccctccaccactgggACAGgcccttcatcctccatctccTGTGTTCCAgggtcctcttcctccacctggCTCTCTTCCTCCCACCCTGCCCCTCCATGGTGCTCCCACCCAGGGCCCCCGCTCCCAGCGACCCCCTCCTCACATACCCAGGGAACCTCCTTTCTCCCAGGCGATCCCCCTTACTTCTGGGCCCCAAATCAAACCACCCCCAACCACACCCATCCCACCATCGCACAAGCAGCAGCCACCgcacctctcctctgctcccccttTCCCCCAGATGCCGTCCAACCTGCCCCCACCGCCAGCACTGAAGCCCCTCAACTCTCTGCCCAACCAGCACCCTCCCGGtgcccctccaccccccctccagcTCATGCCCCAGTCCCTACCCATGCAGCAGGGACTCCCACCCCAACCTCCCGTGCTCACTCAGCTGCAGAACCTCCATGGCAGAGGCAGTCACTCCCACTCCACCCTACCCTCCTCTGGCCCCTCGGCCTTGCACcctgtcccctctgctccctctacCATGGGTCCAGTTCCTTGTCTCCAGCCCTCCTTCACCTCCATGCCCCTGCGACCCTCGCCCGGAAACCCCATTGGCATGGGAGGGTCACATGTCCAGATTAAAGAAGAGCCATTGGATGAGTGTGAGCCTGAGAGCCCGCCCCCTCCACCTAGAAGTCCCTCGCCAGAACCTTCGGTTGTCGACATCGCCAGCCACGCCAGCCAATCAGCACG GTTTATCAAACACCTGGACCGTGGCTACAACTCGTGTTCCAGAACAGACCTGTTCTTCACCCCTCTGGCCTCATCCAAGCTGGccaagaagagagaggaggctgtGGAGAGATCCAAGAGAGAGGCTGAACACAACgcccgagagagggagagggagaaggacagggagagagagcgggagagggaacgagagaggcaggaagagaaAAATGCT AGAGCGTCCAGCTCGTCCCACGACAGCCGTATGAGTGATGTCCAGATGATCGGCCAGGTCCACATGCGTTCCTCCTTCGAGCAGCCCCCCACCAGCGTGGCGGCCGTCCCCCCTTACATCGGCCCCGACACCCCGGCCCTGCGCACCCTTAGTGAGTACGCCCGACCCCACGTCATGTCCCCCACCAACCGCAACCACCCCTTCTTCGTGTCCCTGTCCCCCGGGGACCCACTGCTGGCCTACCACATGCCCGGCCTGTACGCCGCCGACCCCAGCATGCGAGAGAGGGAGCTCCGTAACCTCCGAGAGAGGGAGCTCCGCGAGAGGATGAAGCCCGGTTTTGAGGTCAAACCCCCGGAAATGGAGACCATGCATCCATCAGCCAACCCCATGGAGCACTTTGCCCGACATGGAGCCCTGGCCCTGCCTCACATCGCTGGGCCGCCCCACCACCCCTTTGGCCATTTCCACCCGGCCATGCAGAACcacctggagagggagagacaggcgcTGGCCCTGGCCGGGCCCCAGATGCGTCCGGAGCTGAGCTACGCTGAGCGGCTGACTGCCGAGAGGCTCCACGCAGAGAGGATGGCGTCTGTGGCGAATGACCCGGCCGCCAGGCTGCAGATGCTGAACGTGACGCCGCATCACCACCAGCACTCCCACATCCACTCACACCTGCACCTGCACCAGCAGGACCCGCTCAACCAAGGTGAGG GTAATGGCCCCCACCCTCTGGATCCCCTGGCTCCAGGGCCCCGCCTGGCCCGCTTCCCCTTCCCCGGAGGCCCCATCCCCAACCCTCTGCTCAACGACCTGCCCCATGACCATGACATGCTGCGACACCCACTGTTTG CCTATGCCGCTGTTGCAGGAGCAGGGTACCCCCGTGAGCTTCAGGGCCCCATCCCACAGATGTCTGCAGCCCACCAGCTCCAGGCCATGCACGCCCAGTCAGCAGAGCTGCAGAGGCTGGCCATGGAGCAGCAGTGGCTGCATGGACACCACCACCTACAACATGGGGGGCCTCTGCCCGGGCAGGAGGATTACTACAG CCGCCTGAAGAAAGAAGGTGACAAGCCATCGTGA